The following is a genomic window from Pseudomonadales bacterium.
AAGCGGGCCTGATCGGGGCTTTCAGGATGGAACCGCCGCGCTGAACTTCAACCGATCGGCGCCAGCAGCGTCGCACCCTGCTCCGCCGAGCCCACCTGCTGTCTGAACGGCGCGAAGAGCTCCCGCCCGTATCCTGACTCGTTCGCGCTCAGGTCGGCCGTCGCCAGCGGCCGCTTCTGCCACTCATCGTCAGCCACCTGCGCCATCAGGATGCCACGCTCGCAATCGAGCAGCACCCTGTCACCCTCGCGCAGTTTCGCCAGCGCACCACCCTGCGTGCACTCGGGTGTGACATGGATCGCCGCCGGCACCTTGCCCGAGGCGCCCGACATGCGGCCATCGGTCACCAGCGCCACCTGCTGTCCGCGCGCCTGCAGCAGGCTCAGGATCGGTGTGAGGCCATGCAGCTCCGGCATGCCATTGGCCATCGGTCCCTGGAACCGCACCACCGCTACCAGATCACCGCTGAGATTGCCGGCCTCGAACGCCTGCTGCAGCGCCTGCTGGGAGTCGAAGATCCGCGCCGGCGCCAACACCCGCCGATGTGCCGGCGCCACCGCCGACACCTTGACGATGGCGCGCCCGAGGTTGCCCTCGACCAGCCGCAAACCGCCGCTGGCGGAGAAGGGCTGCGCAACACCACGCAGCACATCAGGGTCACCACTCGCTGCCGGCGCCGGCCGCCAGATGAGCTGGCCAGTCTCATCGAGCAACGGCACCTCGGTGTAGGCGGCCAGACCGCGCTCCCCGGCGACGGTGCGGACATCGCCATGCAGCAGACCACCTTCCAGCAGTTCACGAATCAGCAGTCCCATGCCACCAGCGGCCTGAAAGTGGTTCACATCGGCCGCGCCATTGGGGTAGATGCGCGCCAGCAGTGGCACCACCGCCGACAGTGCGTCGAAATCGTTCCAGTCGATCAGAATGCCGGCGGCCCGGGCGATGGCCACTAGGTGGATGCAGTGGTTGGTCGAACCGCCGGTGGCCAGCAGGCCGACGATGCCATTGACGATGGCCCGCTCATCGATCACCTCCCCCACCGGTGTGCAGTGCGGTCCCAGTGCGGTGATCTCCATGGCCCGTTGTGCTGCCGCCTCGGTCAAGGCGCGCCGCAGTGGCGTGCCAGGGTTGATGAAGGCCGATCCCGGCAGATGCAGTCCCATCACTTCCATCAACATCTGGTTGGAGTTGGCCGTGCCATAAAAGGTACAGGTGCCGGGACTGTGGTAGGCGCGCGCCTCGACATCGAGCAGTTCGATCTGGCTCAGCTTGCCCTCGGCATGGCGTTGCCGCGCGGCCGCCTTCTCGCTGTTGGAGAGCCCGGATGGCATCGGACCTGCCGGCACGAAGAGCGCCGGCAGGTGGCCAAAGCTGAGCGCACCGATCAGCAGCCCCGGCACGATCTTGTCGCAGACGCCCAGATAGAGTGCCGCATCGAACATCTCGTGCGAGAGCGCCACCGCGGTGGCCATCGCGATCAGGTCGCGGCTGAACAGTGACAGCTCCATGCCTGGCTGCCCCTGGGTGACACCATCGCACATCGCCGGCACCCCACCGGCAAACTGGGCACTGCCGCCGGCGCGGATCGCGGCCGCCTTGATCCAGCCGGGATAGTCGACGAAGGGTTGATGCGCCGACAGCATCTCGTTGTAGGCCGAGACGATGGCGAGGTTGGCGCCCTCAGCCCCGCGCAGCAACTGCTTTTCGGCATTGGCGCAGCCGGCGAAACCATGGGCCAGGTTGGTGCAGGAGAGCGCCCGCCGACGTGGTCCGCGCCCTCGGGCCGCGCTGATGCGATCGAGATAGGCGGCGCGCGGGCCACTGCTGCGCTGGCGAATGCGCTCGGTCACCGATGCGATGCGGGGATGAAGCCTGGTCATGACGCCCTCCGATGCAGATCAGCCACTTAAAGACAAGAAAAAGGGCCACTTCACCCGCCTGGCTGACAGTGCCCTTTATAAGAAGATAGAAATTCCATGCCACCTTGGTGAGTTCGCGCCGCACATGCAGCGGGAGAAAAACTGGTATGGTTGCTGCGTGGCTGATGGCGGTTGCAACCTGGAGCTGTCGCGATGACCCTGACCCCGCTCTGCCCGTTCGAGATGGTCGTCTTCGGTGGCACCGGCGACCTCGCCCTGCGCAAGCTGATGCCGGCACTCTACCACCGCTATCAGGAGGGGCAATTCCCGGCCGACTGCCGCATCATCGCGGTCTCGCGCACCCCGCTGAACCGCGAAGGCTATCTGGTCGAACTGCGGCGCGCCCTGCAGAAATATGTGGCGGGCTCCCACTTCGAGGAGCACAGCTTCAACAGCTTCGCCGCCTTTGTCGACTATGTCGAACTCGACGGCAGCCAGCCCGAGGGCTATCAGCAGCTGCGTCAGCGGCTGCATGGCGACCACGACACCCCACGCGTTTTCTATCTGGCCACGGCCCCGTCGCTGTTTGGACCGATCTGCCACCAACTGCGACAGGCCGGACTGGTGCATGCCGGCACCCGGGTGGTGCTGGAAAAACCGCTGGGTCATGACCTGGCCTCCTCGCGGCTGATCAACGACCAGGTGGGTGAAGTCTTCGGCGAGCAGCAGATCTACCGCATCGACCACTACCTGGGCAAGGAGACCGTGCAGAACCTGATGGTGCTGCGCTTTGGCAATGCCCTGTTCGAACCGATCTGGCGCACTGGTTTCATCGACCATGTGCAGATCACCGTGGCCGAGCAGGTGGGGGTCGAAGGACGCGGCGGCTACTACGACCAGGCCGGTGCACTGCGCGACATGGTGCAGAACCACCTGCTGCAACTGCTCTGCCTGGTGGCGATGGAGCCCCCCTCGACCCTCGATGCCAATGCGGTCCGCGACGAGAAAGTCAAGGTACTCAATGCACTGGAACCGATCACCGCGCAGAACGTGACCAGCCAGACCGTACGTGGACAGTACCGTGCCGGCGCGGTCGGCGGCGTACCGGTGCCCGGCTACCTCGACGAGTCGGGCATCGATCCGCTCAGCAGCACCGAGACCTTCGTCGCCATCAAGACCCAGATCTCCAACTGGCGCTGGGCCGGCGTGCCGTTTTACCTGCGCACCGGCAAGCGGCTGCAGAACCGCATCTCCGAGATCGTCATCAATTTTCACCAGGTGCCCCACTCGATCTTCGAGCCCGGCTCCGGCGCGCTGATCAACAACCGGCTGGTGCTGCGATTGCAGCCCGAGGAGGGGGTCCGGCTGGCGATGATGGCCAAGCAGCCCGGACCGGGCATGCAACTGCGCTCGGTCGATCTCAACCTCGACTTCGCCGAAACCTTCAAGGGGCGGCTGCCCAATGCCTACGAACGGCTGCTGATCGATGTGATTCGCGGTCGACCGACGCTCTTCATGCGCCGCGATGAGCAGGAGGCCGCCTGGCGCTGGTGTGAGCCGATCCTCGCCGGCTGGGACCAGCACCCAGAAAACCTCAAGAAGTACATCTCCGGCACCTGGGGACCCACCGCCGCCATCGCACTGATCGAGCGCGATGGCTTCACCTGGCACGAGGAGTGAGCCGACGTGGTTCGCGAGCACCGTTTCGCCGACTCGACACAACTGGTCGCGGCACTGACCCAGTCCATCGTCGCCGACCTGCAACAGGCCCTCGACCAGCGTGCGGCGGCGACACTGCTGGTCAGCGGTGGACGTACGCCGACAGCGCTCTTTCAGCGACTGAGCCAGCAGCCACTGCCCTGGTCACGCATCATCGTCAGCCTGACCGACGACCGCTGGGTGCCAGAAACCCATCCGGACAGCAATGCCGGGCTGGTCAGGCGCGAACTTCTGCGCGCAGCCGCCGCGGCGGCGCGGTTCGTGCCACTGGTGACCGCCGCTGCCGACCCCTGGCTCGGCCATGCCGAAAGCGAACGGCTGTTCGCCCAACTGCATCGCCCGTTCGATGCGGTGATTCTCGGCATGGGCACGGATGGCCACACCGCCTCGCTCTTTCCAGGCAGTCCGCAGCTGCAAACCGGTCTGCATGAACAGCACAGCGCCACCTTTGCCGCCATGCCGCCGGCCGGCGTCGACCATCCGCGCGTCAGCCTGACCCTCGCCACCCTGCTCGACAGCCGGCAGCTCTATCTGCACATCGAGGGCGAACAGAAGTGGCAACGCTACCTGCAGGCGCGACAACCCGGCGCGGTCGAAACCTGCCCGGTGCGGGCAGTGCTGGAGCAGCAGAGGGTGCCGCTCGATCTGTACTGGAGTGCCTGAGGCCGCCTGCAGGGTGGATCGCAATCATCACCGCCGAAGAGGGCTTTTTACAGCGACGAATGCAATGAGGCGCAGCGTGAAGCTCTACGACGACCCCAGATCGGGCAACGGCTACAAGGTGCGACTGTTGCTGGCGCAACTGTCACAGCCTTACCAGTACCTGCCGATCGACATTCTGCGGGGGGAGTCCAGAACGCCGGCGTTCCTGAAAAAGAACCGCAACGGCCGCATTCCGCTGCTTGAGCTGGAGGATGGCAGCTGCCTGCCGGAATCCAATGCCATTCTCTGTTTTCTGTCCCAAGGCACACCCTTCTGGCCGACGGAGCGCCTCGAACAGGCGCAGGTGATGCAGTGGCTCTTCTTCGAGCAGTACAGCCATGAGCCGAACATCGCCACGCCAAGGTTCTGGCTTGTGATCAAGGGGTTCGAACCGACACCCTTCAACCTTGAGCTGCTGGCACAGAAGCAAAAGGCCGGAAATCAGGCATTGGCGGTGATGGATGAGCATCTGCAGCACCGTCAGTTCATGGTCGCTGAGCGTTACACCATCGCCGACATCGCCCTCTATGCCTACACCCACGAGGCCCATGAGGGCGGCTTCGATCTGTCACGCTATCCGGCCGTGCTGGCGTGGCTGCAACGGATCCGGGCGCAACCCGGTCACATCACCATCGACCAGTGGACTGCCGGGTAGTCGCTTGCGGCTCAGAAGCTTCCTTTCGGCACCCGCACCCAGCCTTCCATCAAGATCCGCGCGCTGCGGCTCATGATCGCCTTCTTCGCCACCCACTCGCCGTTTTCCTGCCGCGCCTCGGCACCCACGCGCAGGGTGCCCGACGGATGGCCGAAGCGCACCGCCTCGCGCTCGCCGCCACCGGCGGCCAGGTTGACCAGTGTGCCGGGAATGGCTGCCGCGGTGCCAATGGCGACCGCGCAGGTGCCCATCATGGCGTGGTGCAGTTTGCCCATCGAGAGCGCACGCACCAGCAGGTCGATGTCGCCCACCGCAATCTGTTTGCCACTGGACGCCACATAATCCTTCGGCGGCGCCACGAAGGCGATCTTCGGCGTGTGCTGGCGCGTCTGGGCCTCTTCCGGCGTCTTGATCAGGCCCATGCGCAGCGCACCGGCGATGCGGATCTGCTCGAAGCGCTCAAGTTGCTTCGGATCGGTGTTGATGGCTTCACGCAGTTCGGTGCCGCTGTAGCCGATCTCTTCGGCATTGACGAACACGGTGGGAATGCCGGCGCTGATCAGTGTCGCCTTGAGTGTGCCGATACCGGGCACGTCGAGGTCATCAACCAGATTGCCGGTGGGAAACATCGCGCCGCCGTCCTCGCCATCATCGGACGGATCGAGAAATTCGAGCACGATTTCGGCCGCCGGAAAGGTCACGCCGTCGAGTTCGAAATCACCGGTTTCCTGCACCTGGCCATCGGTCACCGGCACCTGTGCGATGATGGTTTTCTTGATGTTGGCCTGCCAGATGCGCACGACGCAGATGCCGTTCTGCGGCACGCGCGACGCATCGATCAGCCCGGCATGAATCGCAAAGGCACCGGCAGCGGTGGATAAGTTTCCACAGTTGCCGCTCCAGTCGACGAAGGCCTTGTCGATGGAGACCTGCCCATAAAGGTAATCAACGTCGTGATCGGGCTGCGTGCTTTTGGAAAGAATCACGCACTTGCTGGTGCTGGAGGTAGCGCCGCCCATGCCGTCGATCTGCGCGGCGTAGGGATCGGGGCTGCCGATCACGCGCAGGAACAGTTTGTCGCGCGCTTCACCCGGCTGCTGACAGCTGGTCGGCAGATCCTGCAGGCGAAAGAACACGCCCTTGCTGGTGCCGCCGCGCAGGTAGGTGGCGGGAATTTTGATTTGTGGGGCCTGTGCCATGGTCTACCTCAAGCGCTCTTCGCCGCGGCCAGAAAATCCTGCGCGAAGCGCTGCAACACACCACCCGCGTCATACACGGAGACCTCTTCGGCTGTGTCGAGACGGCAGGTGACCGGCACTTCCACCTTCTCACCATCTTTGCGATGGATGACCAGCGTCAGGTCGGCGCGCGGGGTGCGCTTGCCGATGACGTCGTAGGTCTCCGTGCCGTCGAGCGCCAGCGTCTTGCGGTTGGTGCCCGGCTTGAACTCCAGTGGCAGCACACCCATGCCGATCAGGTTGGTGCGGTGGATGCGCTCGAAGCCCTCGGCGACGATCGCCTCCACACCGGCCAGACGCACCCCTTTGGCCGCCCAGTCACGCGATGAACCCTGGCCGTAGTCGGCGCCGGCGATGATGATCAGCGGCTGCTTGCGGTTCATGTAGGTCTCGATCGCTTCCCACATGCGCATCACCTTGCCGTCCGGCTCGACCCGCGCCAGCGAACCCTTCTTCACCTTGCCGTCGACCACCGCCATCTCGTTGACCAACTGCGGATTGGCGAAGGTGGCGCGCTGGGCGGTGAGGTGATCGCCGCGGTGGGTGGCGTAGGAGTTGAAGTCCTCCTCCGGCAGGCCCATCTTCGCCAGGTATTCGCCCGCCGCCGAATCCAGCAGGATGGCGTTCGACGGCGACAGGTGATCGGTGGTGATGTTGTCCGGCAGCAGCGCCAGCGGCCGCATGCCTTTCAGCGTGCGCTCGCCGGCCAGCGCGCCTTCCCAGTACGGCGGGCGGCGGATGTAGGTGGATTGTGGGCGCCAGTCGTACTGCGGCTTGGCACGCTCGCCGGTGGTGTCGCGCAACTCGAACATCGGGATGTAAACGGCGCGGAACTGCTCCGGCTTCACGCTCTTGGCCACGATGGCGTCGATTTCCGCGTCGGACGGCCACAGGTCCTTGAGATAGATCGGCTTGCCGTTCTTGTCGGTGCCGAACGAATCCTTCTCGATGTCGAAACGAATGGTACCGGCCAGCGCGTAGGCCACCACCAACGGTGGCGAGGCGAGGAAGGCCTGCTTGGCGTACGGATGAATACGGCCGTCGAAATTGCGGTTGCCGGAAAGAACGGCCGTGGCGTACAGGTCACGGTCGATGATTTCCTGCTGGATCTTCGGATCGAGCGCGCCGGACATGCCGTTGCAGGTGGTGCAGGCGAAGGCGACGATGCCAAAGCCGAGTTTCTCCAGCTCGCCCTTCAGGCCCGCTTCTTCCAGATAAAGCGCCACGGTCTTGGAACCGGGTGCCAGCGAACTTTTTACCCAGGGCTTGCGGGTCAGGCCGAGCGCGTTGGCTTTCCTGGCCAGCAAAGCGGCGGCGATGACGTTGCGCGGGTTGGAGGTGTTGGTGCAGCTGGTGATGGCGGCGATGATCACCGCGCCATCCGGCATCAGCCCTGCTGCTTCCTGCTTGCGTGCGGCGTCGAGATTGCCGGCGATGCCCTTGGCAGCCAGGTCGCTGGTGGCGACACGCGCATGCGGGTTGGACGGGCCGGCCATGTTGCGCACGACGCTGGACAGGTCGAACTCGAGGCCACGCTCATACACCGCGCTTTTCAGCGCGTCGGCCCACAGGCCGGCTTCTTTCGCGTAGGTCTCGACCAGTTTCACCTGTTCGTCACTGCGACCGGTCAGGCGCAGGTAGTCGAGCGTCTGCTGGTCGATGGTGAACATCGCTGCGGTGGCGCCGTATTCCGGGGCCATGTTGGAGATGGTCGCGCGGTCGCCGATCGACAGCGAGGAAGCGCCCTCGCCGTAAAACTCCAGATAGGCGCCGACCACTTTCGATTGGCGCAGGAACTCGGTGAGTGCCAGCACCATATCGGTGGCGGTGATGCCCGGTTGGCGCTGGCCGGTGAGTTTCACGCCGACGATCTCCGGCAGCCGCATCCAGGAGGCGCGGCCGAGCATCACGTTCTCGGCTTCCAGGCCACCGACGCCCACGGCGATCACGCCCAAGGCATCCACGTGCGGCGTGTGGCTGTCGGTGCCCACGCAGGTGTCCGGGAAGGCCACACCGTCCTGCACATAGATCACCGGCGACATCTTCTCCAGGTTGATCTGGTGCATGATGCCGTTGCCGGCCGGGATCACGTCAACGTTATCGAAGGCGAGCTTGGTCCACTCGATGAAGTGGAAGCGGTCTTCATTGCGACGATCCTCGATGGCGCGGTTTTTCTCGAAGGCCTGCGGATCGAACCCGCCGCACTCCACCGCCAGCGAGTGATCGACGATCAGCTGCACCGGCACCACCGGATTCACTTTCGCCGGATCACCGCCCTGCTCGGCAATGGCGTCACGCAGGCCGGCGAGATCGACCAGCGCGGTCTGGCCGAGGATGTCATGGCACACGACGCGGGCCGGGAACCACGGAAAATCGCGCTCGCGTTTCACTTCGATGATCTGTTTCAGGCACTCATCAATGATGGCCGGATCGGCCTTGCGCACGATGTTCTCGGCGTGGATGCGGGCGGTGTAGGGCAACCGGTCCCAGGCGCCGGGCTGGATGGCGTTGACGGCTTCGCGCGCGTCGAAGTAGTCGAGAGAAGTGCCGGGCAGGGCTTTGCGGTATTGGGTATTCATCGGCAGTTGATCCACAACATGTTTTTGATTCTTGACGAGATGCCAGCTCATTGGTCATGCCTGAAGCTGTGGCAACGGTCGGAAAGACCATGCCGGTTCAATCGATCCGTTGACCCGTCTCGGCACTCTGCATTGGCCGAAGTTTACCGCAAAAAGTTGATCATCGAGTCGTGACGGGCAATGCGCAGTCGTCTTGAACAACCCTGTCGCCCCTCTCACGCACGTCATCGAGCCATGCTCGGCCTTGCAACGCAAAAACGCACCAGGAAGATGCACTGCCACTGCCCGAAGGCGCTTTTCCGTCCTTTGCCCAAGCTGTTATGCTCTGCAACGATTGAGCTCCCCCCACGACTCCACCAGGGTGACAGGGCTGATGCACTGAGCATGACGCCCTTACTGGCGCCTCTTGTGCGGAAATGCTTAGCCATCGAACTATTTGGTGACTGATATCTATCTTTTTGTGCTTCACGCAGTGATGGGTCTGTTCTTGTTCCGGCATCAACCGAACAACCGGCATGACAGCCGATTGAAATGGAATCCGATCCAATGATGCTGGGTCTGGTCCGCATCGCCCTGCAACGGCCCTACACCTTCATAGTGGTAGCGCTGCTGCTGCTGATCATCGGCCCGCTGGCCGCGCTGCGCACCCCCACCGACATTCTGCCGGCAATCCGCATTCCGGTGATCGCGACGGCCTGGCAATACACCGGGTTGCCGCCGGATCAGATGGCGGGGCGCATGATCACACAGTTCCAGCGCACCCTCAGCACCACCGTCAACGACATCGAGCACATGGAGGCCAACTCCTACGCCGGCTACGGCATCATCAAGGTGTTCTTCCAGCCGGGTGTCGATCTGGCGATTGCCAATGCCCAGGTGACGGCAGCCTCGCAGGTGGGGATCCGACAGATGCCGGCCGGCACGACACCGCCGCTGATCCTGAACTACGAAGCCTCGACGGTGCCAATCATCCAGCTGGCGCTCTCGGGCAAGGGAATGTCCGAGCAAAGCCTGGCCGACATCGGGTTGAACAGCGTCCGCATCGGTCTGATCACGGTGCCGGGTCTGGCGATTCCCTACCCCTATGGCGGCAAGAGCCGGCAGGTGCTGATCGATCTCGACCCCACCGCGCTGCAGGCGCGCGGCCTGTCGGCACAGGATGTCGCCAACGCACTGGCGGCACAGAACCTGATCGTGCCGATCGGCAAGCAGAAGATCGGTGAATTCGAATACACCATGCAACTGAACAGCGCGCCCGATGCGATTGCCGAATTGGGCAATCTGCCGATCAGGGTGGTGAATGGTGCGATGGTCTACATCCGCGATGTCGCCCAGGTACGCGATGGCAATCCGCCCCAGAGCAACATCGTCCATGTCGACGGCAACCGCTCGGTGCTGATGTCGGTGCTGAAGAACGGGTCGACCTCGACGCTGGCGATCGTCGATGGGGTCAAGCGCAAGCTGGCCGAAATCACCCCCTCGCTGCCGGAGAACCTGAAGGTCGAACTGATCAACGACCAGTCGCTGTTCGTGCGTGCTGCCATCACCGGCGTGGCGGTCGAAGGCGTGATCGCCGCGGTGCTGACCAGCCTGATGATCCTGCTGTTTCTGGGCAGCTGGCGGGCCACGCTGATCATCGCGCTGTCGATTCCGCTGTCGGTGCTGGGGGCGATCATCGCCCTGTCGCTGACCGGAGAGACCTTCAACATCATGACCCTGGGCGGTCTGGCGCTGGCGATCGGCATTCTGGTCGACGATGCCACCGTGACCATCGAGAACATCAACTGGCACCTCGAACAGGGCAAGCTGGTCGAAACCGCGATCATGGATGGCGCCCGGCAGATCGTCACGCCGGCCTTCGTCTCGCTGCTGTGCATCTGCATCGTCTTCGTGCCGATGTTCTTTCTCGAAGGGGTCGCCCGCTTCCTGTTCGTGCCAATGGCCAAGTCGGTGATCTTTGCGATGATCTGCTCGTTCCTGCTGTCACGCACACTGGTGCCGACGCTGGCCAACCATCTGCTGCGCACCCATGCGTCCCACACCGACCTGCATGGCAACGACCTGGCGCTGCCGCCCTCGCGCAACCCGCTGGTGCGCTTCCAGCGCCGCTTCGAGGCCGGTTTCGAGCGGTTTCGTGACCTCTATCGACAACTCCTGCTGCTGGCATTGGCGAACCGTCGCCGTTTCGTCGGCGGTTTCATGCTGCTGGTGCTGGCCTCCTTTGCCCTGGTGCCCTTTCTGGGCCGCAACTTCTTCCCGGCGGTCGACAGCGGGCAGATTCTGATCCACGCCCGTGTGCCGGTCGGCACCCGGGTCGAAGAGACCGCTGCCCAGTTCGCCAGAATCCAGGCGGCCATCCGCCGCATCATTCCGGCCGATGAGATCGCCACCCTGGTCGACAACATCGGCCTGCCGATCAGCAGCATCAACCTGACCTATAACAACACCGGGGTGATGGGGAGTCAGGATGGCGACATCCAGATCGCCCTGAAGCCGGGACACGCCCCCACGGCCGACCATGTGCGCGCGCTGCGCGAGCAGCTGCCACGGCTGTTTCCCGGCGTCACCTTTTCGTTTCCGCCCGCCGACATCGTCAGCCAGATTCTCAACTTCGGTGCGCCGGCACCGATCGATGTGCAGATTCGCGGCAACAACCTCGATGCCAATTTCGACCATGCCAACCTGCTGCTGAGCAAGATCCGGCGCATTCCCGGCATTGCCGATGCGCGCATCCAGCAGTCACGCAGCAACCCGGTCTTCAGGGTCGATCTCGATCGCACCCAGGCGCAGCAGGTGGGGCTCACCACCCGCGATGTGACCAACAGCCTGCTGGTCAACCTGGCCGGCAGCAGTCAGGTGGCACCCACCTTCTGGCTCAATCCGGTCAATGGCGTCTCCTACCCGATCGTGATGCAGACACCGCAACATCAGCTCGACTCCCTGTCGACACTGGCCAACCTGCCGATCAGCGGACCTGGCAACAGCAGCCCGCAGATTCTCGGGGCGCTGGCCAGCATCGAACGCAGCCGCAGCAATGCGCTGGTGAGCCAATATGACATCCAGACCATGGTGCAGATTCATGCAACCACCCAAGGGCGCGATCTGGGCGCGGTGGCCAAGGAGGTGCGACGCGTCATCGATGAGAACGCCCATGCGCGTCCCAAGGGCAGCACCGTCGTGCTGCTGGGTCAGGTCAATACCATGGAGCTCTCCTACAGTGGCCTGCTGTTCGGCCTGCTGGGCGCCGTGGTGCTGATCTACCTGCTGATCGTCATCAATTTTCAGTCGTGGAGCGACCCCTTCGTCATCATCTGTGCGCTGCCGGCCGCGCTGGCCGGCATCGTCTGGATGCTGTTCGTCACCTACACCCCGCTGTCGGTGCCGGCGCTGACCGGCGCCATCATGTGCATGGGGGTCGCCACCGCCAACAGCGTGCTGGTGATCAGCTTCGCCCGTGAGCGGCTGCTGGAACTGGGCGATGCGACGGCAGCCGCACTCGACGCCGGCTTCATCCGCTTCCGTCCGGTGCTGATGACGGCCCTGGCGATGATCATCGGCATGGCGCCGATGGCGCTCGGTCTGGGCGAAGGCGGTGAGCAGAATGCCCCGCTCGGCCGGGCGGTGATCGGCGGTCTGATCTTCGCCACCCTCGCCACACTGATTTTCGTGCCTGTCGTGTTCAGCCTCGTGCATGCCGGAGCGGGGCATGACCGCATGCCCGAGGCCGCCACTGGAGAAGCCCATGCCCGTTGACCCTTCCACCCCGACGCTGTCGCGCACCCGCTTGCGCCTCGCCGCGCTCATGCTGCTGCTGTTGGCTGCCACGCTGGTGGTGATCGGCATTCTCAGCCGGGCCAACGCCGAAGCCGAGCTGAAAGCCGCGACCGAAGCGCAGGCAATACCCACAGTCGCCGTGCTGCTGCCGATAAAGAGCAAACAGGCCAGCGAGATCGAGCTGCCCGGCCGGCTCGAAGCCCACGCCCGGGCGCCGATCCATGCGCGGGTGGCCGGCTATCTGAAGAGCTGGAAGGTCGACATCGGCAGCGAGGTCAAGGCCGGTCAACTGCTGGCCGAGATCGAAACCCCCGAACTCGACCAGCAGCTGCTGCAGGCGCGGGCCGACCTTGCCAGCGCACAAGCCAATGCCACCATGGCGCAAAAGAGCGCCCGGCGCTGGCAGGCGATGGTCGGTTCCGACGCGGTGTCGCAACAGGAGGCCGACGAAAAGAGCAACGACCTGATGGTCAAGCAGTCGGTGGTCAAGGCGCTGCAGGCCAATGTCGAACGGATGGAGGTACTGAAGGGCTTCGCCCGCATCCAGGCCCCCTTTGCCGGCACGGTCACTGCACGTTCGACCGACGTCGGCGCGCTGATCAACCCCGGCAGCAGTGGCGGCGCGGAGCTGTTCGTGATTGCCGACACCCGGCGGCTGCGGCTCTATGTCAGCGTGCCACAGAATCAGACAGCGAAGATCGGACCGGGCACCGATGCGCAGGTGACGGTGCCCGAACGGCCCGGCAAGCGCTATCCGGCAAAGGTCGAGGCTTCGGCCCAGGCGGTGCAGGCCGCCTCGGGCACGGTGCTGATGCAGCTGAGCGTGGACAACAGCGCCGGTGAACTGCTGCCCGGCAGCTACGCCCGGGTGAGCCTGGCGCTGCCACAGGCGGCGGAAGGGCTCAACATCCCGGTCAGCGCGCTGCTGTTCGACAAGTCCGGGCTGCGCGTCGCCACGGTGGATGCCGAGAACCGGGTCCGGCTGAAAACGGTCACCCTGCTGCGCGATCTCGGCAAGAGCATCGACATCGGCACGGGATTGACGGCCAGCGACCGGGTGATCGAAAGCCCGCCCGATGGCATCAATGAGGGCGATCCGGTGCAGATCGCAGCGCCCGAGAACAAGAGCCCTGCCGAGGGCAAACCAGCGACGGATGGCAAGCGCGATGCCGGCAAGGGCTGAGC
Proteins encoded in this region:
- a CDS encoding efflux RND transporter periplasmic adaptor subunit, with product MPVDPSTPTLSRTRLRLAALMLLLLAATLVVIGILSRANAEAELKAATEAQAIPTVAVLLPIKSKQASEIELPGRLEAHARAPIHARVAGYLKSWKVDIGSEVKAGQLLAEIETPELDQQLLQARADLASAQANATMAQKSARRWQAMVGSDAVSQQEADEKSNDLMVKQSVVKALQANVERMEVLKGFARIQAPFAGTVTARSTDVGALINPGSSGGAELFVIADTRRLRLYVSVPQNQTAKIGPGTDAQVTVPERPGKRYPAKVEASAQAVQAASGTVLMQLSVDNSAGELLPGSYARVSLALPQAAEGLNIPVSALLFDKSGLRVATVDAENRVRLKTVTLLRDLGKSIDIGTGLTASDRVIESPPDGINEGDPVQIAAPENKSPAEGKPATDGKRDAGKG